The following are encoded in a window of Alosa sapidissima isolate fAloSap1 chromosome 10, fAloSap1.pri, whole genome shotgun sequence genomic DNA:
- the them4 gene encoding acyl-coenzyme A thioesterase THEM4 isoform X1: MYASHLANLHRQTNIQEPRHLEGSIAKVPVGMMIRQGFQVVRGLHRHGMKWSGLAGRQPINRVPVSQSMGVGVRVLTMSSWPFSSPPRDYSLPNDSWSPEMRNLYDHYNALCEVEEEGQKKRGPWRRLPSYNRTLKYATGGQCLSKVLQAKARLFTRNTEEPGASFEYVVFLNKQEKSCVCIFQAGHLLEGPPGHVHGGAIATIIDSVTGTIATYLAGPVMTANLNINYRSPISLGSVVLVRSALEKTEGRKTLISCQVTSADGARLHTEATGLFVAINVGHLFGT, encoded by the exons ATGTATGCCAGTCATCTAGCCAACCTTCACCGGCAAACCAACATTCAAGA ACCCAGACACCTCGAAGGATCAATAGCAAAGGTGCCTGTCGGCATGATGATACGACAAGGTTTTCAAGTGGTACGAGGACTTCATCGACATGGAATGAAATGGAGTGGACTCGCCGGTCGGCAGCCGATCAACCGGGTGCCTGTATCTCAGTCTATGGGTGTGGGTGTTCGTGTTCTGACG ATGTCGTCATGGCCTTTCTCGTCGCCTCCACGGGACTACAGCCTGCCCAATGATTCCTGGAGTCCAGAGATGCGAAACTTATATGACCACTACAACGCGCTATGTGAAGTTGAGGAGGAAGGACAGAAGAAGAGGGGACCATGGAGGAGGCTACCCAGTTACAATCGCACTCTTAAATATGCCACTG GTGGCCAGTGTCTCAGTAAGGTCCTACAGGCCAAAGCCAGGCTCTTCACTCGGAACACTGAAGAACCGGGAGCGAGCTTTGAGTATGTGGTCTTCCTCAACAAACAAGAGAAGAGCTGTGTGTGCATCTTCCAAGCTGGACATCTTTTGGAGGGACCCCCAGG GCATGTCCATGGTGGAGCGATCGCCACCATCATAGACTCTGTCACTGGAACAATCGCAACCTACCTGGCTGGGCCAGTCATGACGGCTAACCTCAACATCAATTACCGCAG CCCCATCTCTCTGGGCAGTGTAGTGTTGGTGCGCAGTGCGCTGGAGAAGACCGAGGGCCGCAAAACCCTCATTTCCTGTCAGGTTACCAGCGCAGATGGAGCCAGGCTGCACACAGAGGCCACAG
- the them4 gene encoding acyl-coenzyme A thioesterase THEM4 isoform X2, producing the protein MMIRQGFQVVRGLHRHGMKWSGLAGRQPINRVPVSQSMGVGVRVLTMSSWPFSSPPRDYSLPNDSWSPEMRNLYDHYNALCEVEEEGQKKRGPWRRLPSYNRTLKYATGGQCLSKVLQAKARLFTRNTEEPGASFEYVVFLNKQEKSCVCIFQAGHLLEGPPGHVHGGAIATIIDSVTGTIATYLAGPVMTANLNINYRSPISLGSVVLVRSALEKTEGRKTLISCQVTSADGARLHTEATGLFVAINVGHLFGT; encoded by the exons ATGATGATACGACAAGGTTTTCAAGTGGTACGAGGACTTCATCGACATGGAATGAAATGGAGTGGACTCGCCGGTCGGCAGCCGATCAACCGGGTGCCTGTATCTCAGTCTATGGGTGTGGGTGTTCGTGTTCTGACG ATGTCGTCATGGCCTTTCTCGTCGCCTCCACGGGACTACAGCCTGCCCAATGATTCCTGGAGTCCAGAGATGCGAAACTTATATGACCACTACAACGCGCTATGTGAAGTTGAGGAGGAAGGACAGAAGAAGAGGGGACCATGGAGGAGGCTACCCAGTTACAATCGCACTCTTAAATATGCCACTG GTGGCCAGTGTCTCAGTAAGGTCCTACAGGCCAAAGCCAGGCTCTTCACTCGGAACACTGAAGAACCGGGAGCGAGCTTTGAGTATGTGGTCTTCCTCAACAAACAAGAGAAGAGCTGTGTGTGCATCTTCCAAGCTGGACATCTTTTGGAGGGACCCCCAGG GCATGTCCATGGTGGAGCGATCGCCACCATCATAGACTCTGTCACTGGAACAATCGCAACCTACCTGGCTGGGCCAGTCATGACGGCTAACCTCAACATCAATTACCGCAG CCCCATCTCTCTGGGCAGTGTAGTGTTGGTGCGCAGTGCGCTGGAGAAGACCGAGGGCCGCAAAACCCTCATTTCCTGTCAGGTTACCAGCGCAGATGGAGCCAGGCTGCACACAGAGGCCACAG